In a single window of the Tigriopus californicus strain San Diego chromosome 2, Tcal_SD_v2.1, whole genome shotgun sequence genome:
- the LOC131893219 gene encoding serine/threonine-protein kinase 40-like produces the protein MEGTSQASTWRKTRGYALGPELGSAPVKCITNCLARRDGTHDYYMARMLVLPTDRPETQDERHGKMLLHTEQALLALLGGERGVIRMHDLVKDTYMEQRSPSQWVRLSRITLILDCLVPNLYCPNSQDFVSLQQHVIKQKRLGEKEALGIFYHIVSIVCQLHQRNVIHRDLKLGNVVLDRRSQTVILTNFCLGKHLMSDQDLLTDQRGSPAYISPDVLSGKPYLGKPSDVWALGVVLFTMLYGQFPFYHSLPQELFNKIKSASFKLHGDVRVSEECKSLIKKILVVDPAKRLTAPQLLQEIESVISVWRSISPSAKGLQVVPEFVESSKVKKDQKDQKPSAAESANAEIFFNFIHATDRTEMELPRGKLARGSDAPNSRGAFPVTRTNTDARDLTDDEYRRFGPLISQMRQNTAHSNSSTGQPLANTSNPSEGSSIRGIAQMASPVLVSENSPLISVLRRQNQLRTAPPGPITPAASPVPGMEEVQALDLSNRPTSMGPTVMPTQRSHRLPPASTRRYPANSAPINALSGRAPGQIPLPPSHTSGSETQGLRGLRAALDQMNPASVASNDTFRHRNGSSSRQSTS, from the coding sequence ATGGAAGGGACTAGTCAGGCCAGTACCTGGCGCAAGACCCGAGGTTACGCCCTGGGACCGGAGTTAGGCTCAGCGCCCGTTAAATGCATCACCAATTGCTTAGCTCGCCGTGATGGCACACACGATTACTATATGGCCCGCATGTTAGTTTTGCCCACTGATCGACCCGAGACCCAAGACGAGCGCCATGGTAAGATGCTCTTGCACACGGAGCAGGCCCTGTTAGCGCTTTTGGGTGGCGAACGGGGCGTGATTCGCATGCACGACCTTGTCAAAGATACGTACATGGAGCAACGGAGTCCGAGTCAGTGGGTTCGATTGAGTCGCATCACCTTGATCTTGGATTGCCTTGTGCCCAATTTGTACTGTCCAAATAGTCAGGACTTTGTGAGTCTCCAGCAACACGTGATCAAGCAGAAGCGCTTAGGAGAGAAAGAGGCCTTAGGGATCTTTTATCATATTGTGTCCATCGTGTGTCAGCTCCATCAGCGCAACGTCATCCATCGTGACCTCAAGTTGGGCAATGTGGTATTAGATCGACGAAGCCAAACTGTGATTTTGACCAACTTTTGTTTGGGCAAACATTTGATGAGCGATCAGGATCTACTCACGGATCAACGTGGGTCGCCGGCTTACATTTCTCCCGATGTGCTCAGTGGGAAGCCGTACTTAGGCAAACCTTCTGATGTGTGGGCGTTAGGGGTGGTCCTCTTCACTATGTTGTATGGGCAGTTTCCGTTTTATCACTCCCTTCCGCAGGAGTTgttcaacaaaatcaagagcgCTAGTTTTAAATTGCACGGTGATGTCCGGGTGTCGGAAGAATGCAAAAGTTTGATCAAGAAGATCTTGGTTGTGGATCCGGCTAAACGGTTAACTGCGCCGCAGTTGTTGCAGGAAATTGAATCTGTTATATCCGTGTGGCGTTCAATTTCGCCTTCGGCCAAGGGATTACAAGTCGTTCCTGAGTTCGTCGAGTCGTCCAAAGTCAAGAAGGATCAGAAGGACCAAAAGCCGAGTGCGGCTGAATCGGCCAACGCCGAGATCTTTTTTAACTTCATCCACGCCACAGATCGGACCGAAATGGAGCTGCCTCGGGGAAAGTTGGCGCGCGGAAGTGATGCTCCGAATTCGCGAGGAGCATTTCCAGTTACACGTACTAATACAGACGCCCGCGATCTTACTGACGATGAGTATCGCCGATTTGGACCGCTCATCAGTCAAATGCGCCAGAACACCGCTCATTCTAACTCATCTACTGGACAGCCTTTAGCCAACACAAGTAACCCTTCGGAAGGCTCGTCCATACGAGGTATTGCTCAAATGGCCTCACCAGTATTAGTCTCAGAAAACTCGCCCCTCATCTCCGTATTAAGGCGGCAAAACCAATTACGAACTGCACCTCCAGGGCCAATAACGCCGGCAGCATCGCCCGTTCCAGGCATGGAAGAAGTCCAAGCACTAGATCTTTCCAATCGACCCACCTCCATGGGACCCACAGTTATGCCAACCCAACGATCTCATCGATTGCCCCCAGCCTCCACGCGACGATATCCTGCTAATTCTGCGCCTATCAACGCCCTCTCCGGGCGGGCTCCGGGACAAATTCCACTACCTCCAAGCCATACTAGTGGTAGCGAGACTCAAGGTTTGCGGGGGTTGCGGGCAGCTTTAGACCAGATGAATCCAGCGTCTGTGGCTTCTAATGACACTTTTCGCCATCGAAATGGAAGTTCATCCCGTCAATCTACAAGCTAG
- the LOC131877165 gene encoding 5'-3' exoribonuclease 1-like: protein MGVPKFYRWLSERYPCLSEVVKEHQIPEFDNLYLDMNGIIHICSHPNDDDPHFRITEEQIFSNIFHYIEVLFRMIQPRKVFFLAVDGVAPRAKMNQQRGRRFRTAKEAEMNERKAKDRGEELPAVARFDSNCITPGTPFMVRLHSQLQYFISNKISTDPLWRQVRVILSGHQTPGEGEHKIMDFIRYEKAQPGYDPNIRHCLYGLDADLMMLGMCSHDPHFSLLREEVRFGGKKNAASRRTVTPEETTFHLLHLSLLREYLDHEFSDLRDTLPFEYDMEHIIDDWVLLGFLVGNDFLPHLPHLHINKGALHELYSSYKKCLPTLGGYINVHGSLHLKRFETFMKVLAEKELERFDDIYSDTKWLEGKTAKKTATGKHTIQSTPGPGNVYDXXXXXXXXXXXXXPKAEPTPSNKDSALAKLLSSAAEFMDDDESDPDSSALAKDSTDGFDPSVESSDSRGSVYHMEFRQHKREYYISKLGYAKVDEDVLKEQALCYVRAIQWNLHYYYDGCMSWSWFYPHHFAPWITDIRDFSDMEMKFDMNKPFQPFEQLMAVLPAASKELLPEVLQTLMINPSSPIVDYFPKDFECDLNGKQQEWEAVVLIPFIDEKRLLSAMEPLIKYLKPDEAARNSHGPINVYQYTPKSLGEYEAPAFFPRISINFAKRTDIDRQNWLVEISKLKKGLMDGVRLDVFFPGFPTLKHLPHKAGLKSAAVRVFEQASRGENMVLTLDIHDERTAMDVAGQFLNEEVWVGWPHMTEAKVCSVSDDKTIHFVKPNGQVSMKQANGESITKFTLTKNTLAERYKSRWGIDIKQTRVVIEALPMNGRKYVYGREGKITLEKQWAQSPQPFAFHTVLKNILVHDPSFTQYRTLEELFPPQSSVFMLGQPKYGCLGSVQEVISNTGRIRVCFRDLKEPDMRQVYAMQKSNSPKYANGYRTAQFVGLNSHILSRITGTLFVIKGPRGADQDRASKHNMGLCLKFNKRNEEIGGYTKRDDENNWLYSSKVVDILHEYIEKFPEVFDYLFSKTNSSKDVHHVDDIFASNPNVDPLDRLNELIVWLKDLPSASAPRQPCGTLTVEEDIVKKIEETVAQVVDLEPIEEVVAAVKPVSIYKPNLCQGNSLPDKRVVFRLLDRVVNVREGFSVPLGLRGTIIGMQNVERAAETVLDVLFDKSFPGGMAIRSSPGRSYRVPGSSIINLTFGDRDQSGVGGVTSHTKALTHPAPAKRQDWPVHESYGAPPPPSQLPNPNLLFQSKKSEKAAPIPPAASSLDQLWIGMASGESHPLPVMPFQQPPPTYNPFEQLNQQIQAMSVGNGHAIPPPQSNASRHPLGFHQGDTARGARPPFPKIDARFVPTQVHQRQKAKAPREVVTVPVGETATVPTPMKVAPRVEEWVQESVASSVNSNNNGQGRGRGRSATRGGGRGGRGGINRAQKRGRIAANFGRGQT from the exons ATGGGCGTGCCCAAGTTCTACCGCTGGCTGAGCGAGCGCTACCCGTGCTTGAGCGAGGTGGTCAAAGAGCATCAGATCCCGGAATTCGACAACCTTTACTTGGACATGAACGGCATCATCCACATCTGCTCGCATCCCAACGACGATGACCCGCATTTCCGGATCACTGAGGAGCAGATCTTCTCCAACATTTTTCACTACATCGAGGTGCTTTTCCGCATGATTCAGCCGCGGAAGGTGTTCTTTCTGGCCGTGGATGGCGTCGCACCACGGGCCAAGATGAATCAACAACGCGGTCGGAG ATTCCGAACGGCCAAGGAAGCCGAGATGAACGAGCGGAAGGCCAAGGATCGCGGTGAAGAACTGCCCGCAGTGGCTAGATTCGATTCCAATTGTATCACACCCGGCACACC GTTCATGGTTCGATTGCACAGTCAATTGCAGTATTTCATCTCGAACAAGATCTCCACGGATCCGCTCTGGCGACAAGTGCGTGTCATTCTGTCCGGACATCAGACTCCGGGTGAAGGCGAGCACAAAATCATGGACTTTATTCGCTACGAAAAAGCCCAACCCG GTTATGACCCCAACATCCGCCATTGCCTCTACGGCTTAGATGCCGATCTGATGATGCTGGGCATGTGCTCGCACGACCCGCATTTCTCGCTCCTGCGTGAGGAGGTGCGCTTCGGCGGCAAGAAGAATGCGGCCAGTCGTCGGACCGTCACGCCCGAGGAAACCAcgtttcatttgcttcaccTGTCGTTGCTACGCGAGTATTTGGATCACGAGTTTTCGGATCTCCGCGATACATTGCCTTTCGAATATGACATGGAACACATCATCGACGATTGGGTGTTACTGGGCTTTCTGGTGGGCAACGATTTCCTGCCCCACTTGCCTCATCTCCACATCAATAAAGGCGCGCTTCACGAGCTGTATTCGAGCTACAAGAAGTGCCTCCCCACATTAGGTGGATACATCAATGTGCACGGATCCCTTCATTTGAAGCGATTTGAGACATTTATGAAAGTGTTAGCGGAGAAAGAATTGGAACGCTTTGACGATATCTACTCGGACACCAAGTGGTTGGAGGGCAAAACGGCCAAAAAGACGGCTACGGGCAAACACACTATTCAGTCCACACCCGGCCCGGGCAATGTATATGATATNNNNNNNNNNNNNNNNNNNNNNNNNNNNNNNNNNNNACCCAAAGCTGAGCCCACTCCGTCAAATAAGGACTCAGCCCTGGCCAAGCTTTTGAGCTCTGCGGCCGAGTTCATGGACGATGATGAATCGGATCCGGATTCCTCCGCATTGGCCAAGGACTCGACTGATGGCTTTGATCCTTCGGTTGAGAGCTCTGACTCTCGTGGTTCGGTGTATCACATGGAATTCCGTCAACACAAACGCGAGTATTACATTAGTAAGTTGGGCTACGCCAAAGTGGACGAGGACGTGCTCAAAGAGCAAGCCTTGTGTTACGTGAGAGCCATCCAATGGAACTTGCACTACTATTACGATGGGTGCATGTCGTGGTCGTGGTTTTATCCGCATCATTTCGCCCCCTGGATTACGGACATTCGTGATTTCTCTGACATGGAGATGAAGTTTGACATGAATAAGCCATTTCAACCGTTTGAGCAACTCATGGCCGTTCTACCGGCCGCCAGTAAGGAGCTCCTTCCTGAA GTGTTGCAAACCTTGATGATCAATCCCTCCTCGCCAATTGTCGATTACTTTCCTAAAGATTTTGAATGCGATCTCAACGGAAAACAGCAAGAGTGGGAG GCTGTGGTTTTAATCCCATTCATCGATGAGAAACGACTCTTGAGTGCAATGGAACCTCTGATAAAATACCTCAAGCCTGATGAAGCTGCAC GGAACTCCCATGGCCCAATCAATGTGTATCAATACACACCCAAGTCCTTAGGGGAGTACGAAGCTCCTGCTTTCTTTCCTAGGATCTCCATTAATTTTGCCAAGCGGACTGAC ATCGATCGTCAAAACTGGCTAGTAGAGATCAGCAAGCTGAAAAAAGGCCTCATGGACGGTGTTCGCTTGGATGTATTCTTCCCCGGGTTCCCAACGCTCAAGCATTTGCCGCATAAGGCTGGATTAAAGTCCGCTGCAGTTCGAGTTTTTGAACAAGCCAGCCGTGGGGAGAACATGGTACTGACCCTCGACATTCATGACGAGAGGACGGCCATGGATGTGGCTGGACAGTTCTTGAACGAGGAGGTGTGGGTTGGATGGCCGCACATGACTGAAGCCAAGGTGTGCTCCGTGAGCGATGACAAGACgattcattttgtcaaaccaaaTGGACAGGTCTCGATGAAGCAAGCCAATGGAGAGTCGATAACCAAATTCACGCTGACAAAGAACACCCTTGCGGAGCGCTACAAGAGTCGATGGGGAATTGACATCAAGCAAACGAGAGTGGTGATAGAGGCGTTGCCCATGAATGGACGGAAGTATGTGTATGGCCGAGAGGGCAAGATCACGCTGGAAAAGCAATGGGCGCAATCACCTCAACCATTCGCTTTTCACACCGTCCTGAAGAATATTTTGGTCCATGATCCATCGTTCACTCAATATCGGACCCTCGAGGAACTCTTTCCCCCGCAATCGTCTGTGTTTATGTTGGGTCAACCCAAGTACGGATGTCTAGGATCGGTCCAAGAGGTGATATCCAACACTGGAAGAATCAGAGTCTGTTTCCGAGATCTGAAG GAACCCGATATGAGGCAAGTGTATGCAATGCAAAAATCAAACTCCCCCAAATATGCCAACGGCTATCGAACAGCCCAATTTGTTGGCTTGAATTCGCACATTTTGTCTCGAATCACGGGCACACTCTTCGTAATTAAGGGTCCCAGAGGTGCGGATCAGGACAGAGCCTCAAAACACAACATGGGCCTGTGTTTAAAG ttcaacaaaagaaatgaagaaattggTGGCTATACCAAGCGAGACGACGAAAACAACTGGCTGTACTCGAGTAAGGTGGTCGATATCTTGCACGAGTACATCGAGAAGTTTCCCGAAGTGTTTGACTATCTGTTCTCAAAGACAAACTCGTCTAAAGACGTCCATCATGTGGACGATATCTTTGCCAGCAATCCGAATGTCGACCCTTTGGATCGGTTAAATGAACTCATCGTATGGCTAAAGGATTTACCGTCCGCTAGCGCACCGAGACAACCCTGCGGCACTTTGACGGTCGAAGAAGATATTGTTAAAAAGATTGAAGAGACCGTCGCTCAAGTGGTGGACTTGGAACCGATTGAAGAGGTCGTGGCCGCAGTGAAACCCGTTTCCATCTACAAGCCCAACTTATGCCAGGGAAATTCCCTTCCCGATAAGCGAGTCGTTTTCCGCCTGCTAGATCGTGTGGTGAATGTCCGCGAAGGCTTTTCCGTTCCTCTCGGACTTCGAGGAACAATTATTGGTATGCAAAATGTGGAGAGAGCTGCTGAGACTGTGCTCGATGTACTCTTTGACAAGTCGTTCCCCGGGGGCATGGCCATTCGGTCATCTCCAGGGCGGAGCTATCGGGTACCGGGTTCCTCGATCATTAATCTGACCTTCGGTGACCGAGATCAATCCGGAGTAGGAGGAGTCACTTCTCACACTAAAGCCCTTACTCACCCCGCCCCGGCCAAGAGACAAGATTGGCCGGTTCACGAATCGTACGGTGCTCCACCTCCGCCATCCCAACTGCCCAACCCAAATCTCTTGTTTCAATCGAAGAAGTCTGAAAAAGCTGCCCCAATTCCTCCAGCCGCATCCTCTCTCGACCAATTATGGATAGGAATGGCAAGTGGAGAGTCGCATCCCCTTCCTGTGATGCCCTTCCAACAACCTCCGCCCACTTACAACCCGTTCGAACAACTGAACCAACAAATTCAAGCCATGTCCGTCGGTAACGGACATGCCATTCCCCCGCCCCAATCCAACGCATCCCGCCACCCCCTCGGTTTCCATCAAGGGGATACGGCTCGGGGAGCGAGACCTCCTTTTCCGAAGATCGACGCACGTTTCGTCCCCACGCAAGTGCATCAACGACAGAAAGCCAAGGCACCGCGGGAGGTGGTCACTGTGCCTGTTGGTGAGACAGCCACGGTCCCAACCCCAATGAAGGTGGCCCCGAGGGTCGAGGAATGGGTGCAGGAGTCGGTGGCCAGCTCGGTTAACAGTAACAACAACGGTCAAGGTCGTGGACGTGGTCGAAGCGCCACGAGAGGAGGAGGCAGAGGTGGTCGAGGTGGAATCAACAGAGCTCAAAAGAGAGGCCGAATCGCGGCGAACTTCGGCCGTGGTCAAACCTAA
- the LOC131877166 gene encoding pre-mRNA-processing factor 6-like, translating to MSGPGHGVPSAAEVNAAHAAKKHFVGMPAPLGYVAGVGRGATGFTTRSDIGPAREASDVSDDRHAPPPKKPRKHDDDEEVDLNESNYDEFAGYGGSLVGKARNRKQRLGNAREKYTPMTDAMLAKSMGGQSVSAIDPKSGLASALPGTASGMLTPSGDLDLRKIGQARNTLMDLKLKQSSDSVSGQTVVDPKGYLTDLQSMIPTYGGDINDVKKARLLLKSIRETNPNHPPAWIASARLEEVTGKIQAARNLIMKGTEVCPKSEDVWLEAARLQTPEIAKACVAQAVAEIPMAVRLWMKAADLEQEDKSKKKVFRKALERIPNSVKLWKAAVELENPEDARILLARAVECCPASTELWMALARLETYENARKVLNTAREHNPTDRTIWISAAKLEEANGNDKMVQKIVDRAIAALSASGVEINKEFWMKDAMDSEKGGSIMTCQAIIKAVIGVGVDEEDRKETWLEDAESCINQQANECARAIFAHALSVFPKKKSIWLRAAYFEKSHGTRESLESLLQQAVQHCPQAEVLWLMGAKSKWLANDVPAARSILSLAFQANPNSEEIWLAAVKLESENNEYDRARKLLTRARDSKKGAPTARVYMKSAKLEWELDALKTALKLVEEGLEKYDDFDKLWMMKAQILQALKKIEAARDTFGVAVKRCPQSVPLWRLAARLELDQNNTTKARSIIEKARLRNSRNPELWLEAVRIEREKGTKEQALALMARALQECPTSGILWAEAIFMENKPQRKSKSVEALKKCEHDPNVLLAVARLFWSERKVEKCRDWMTRTVKLEPDLGDSWVNYYKFELLHGTLDQQEDIKKRCIASEPKHGELWCKYSKDIRYWKESIEFFLLMAAKDLKPPQ from the exons ATGTCGGGTCCAGGACATGGCGTGCCTTCGGCCGCTGAAGTCAATGCGGCTCACGCGGCCAAGAAGCACTTTGTGGGCATGCCGGCGCCCTTGGGCTACGTAGCTGGCGTGGGACGGGGAGCCACGGGCTTCACCACGCGCTCCGATATCGGACCGGCGCGTGAAGCCTCAGATGTGAGCGATGACCGACACGCCCCACCGCCCAAGAAACCCCGCAaacacgacgacgacgaagaggtGGATCTGAACGAATCCAACTACGACGAGTTCGCCGGATATGGCGGGTCACTGGTGGGTAAAGCGCGGAATCGCAAGCAACGATTGGGCAATGCGCGCGAGAAGTACACGCCCATGACGGATGCCATGTTGGCCAAGAGCATGGGGGGACAGAGCGTGTCGGCCATTGATCCGAAATCCGGGCTGGCCTCGGCCTTACCCGGCACGGCCAGTGGGATGCTGACCCCCTCGGGCGATCTGGATTTGCGCAAGATTGGGCAAGCGCGGAATACCTTGATGGATCTGAAGTTGAAGCAAAGCTCAGATTCGGTGTCCGGGCAGACGGTCGTCGATCCCAAGGGTTACTTGACCGACCTTCAGTCCATGATCCCGACTTATGGTGGGGATATCAATGATGTGAAGAAAGCGCGATTGTTGCTCAAATCGATTCGCGAAACCAATCCCAATCACCCCCCGGCTTGGATCGCTTCGGCTCGTTTGGAAGAGGTCACGGGCAAAATTCAGGCCGCTCGCAATCTCATTATGAAAGGCACGGAGGTGTGTCCCAAATCCGAGGACGTCTGGTTGGAAGCGGCTAGGCTACAAACCCCTGAAATCGCCAAAGCTTGCGTGGCTCAAGCGGTGGCTGAGATCCCCATGGCCGTGCGACTTTGGATGAAAGCGGCTGATCTTGAGCAAGAAGacaagtccaagaagaagGTGTTCCGCAAGGCCTTGGAGCGTATCCCTAATTCGGTCAAGTTGTGGAAGGCTGCTGTGGAATTGGAAAATCCAGAAGACGCTCGGATTCTGTTAGCGCGAGCCGTCGAGTGTTGTCCGGCCAGTACCGAACTTTGGATGGCCTTGGCACGGCTCGAGACGTATGAGAATGCCCGCAAAGTCTTGAACACGGCTCGGGAACACAATCCCACCGATCGGACCATCTGGATTTCCGCTGCTAAGCTAGAGGAAGCTAATGGCAACGACAAGATGGTCCAAAAGATCGTGGACCGAGCCATTGCCGCCCTTTCCGCCAGTGGAGTTGAGATTAACAAGGAATTCTGGATGAAAGATGCCATGGACTCCGAGAAAGGTGGTTCCATCATGACTTGCCAAGCTATCATCAAAGCCGTGATCGGAGTTGGAGTCGACGAAGAAGATCGAAAGGAGACCTGGCTGGAGGATGCTGAATCTTGTATCAATCAACAGGCTAACGAGTGCGCTCGAGCGATTTTCGCTCACGCCCTTTCCGTGTTCCCCAAGAAGAAATCCATTTGGCTTCGAGCGGCTTATTTCGAAAAATCCCACGGGACCCGCGAGTCTTTGGAATCTCTGCTCCAACAAGCCGTTCAGCATTGTCCACAAGCCGAAGTTTTGTGGCTGATGGGCGCCAAATCCAAGTGGTTGGCCAATGATGTACCCGCTGCTCGTAGTATTCTATCCTTGGCTTTCCAGGCCAATCCCAACTCCGAGGAAATCTGGTTGGCTGCCGTGAAATTGGAGAGCGAAAACAACGAATATGACAGGGCGAGAAAGTTGTTGACCCGCGCCCGAGATAGCAAAAAAGGTGCCCCCACCGCTCGAGTATATATGAAGAGTGCTAAATTAGAGTGGGAGCTAGATGCTCTCAAGACAGCATTGAAACTCGTTGAAGAGG GTCTTGAGAAATACGACGATTTTGACAAGTTGTGGATGATGAAGGCTCAGATATTGCAGGCcctgaagaaaattgaagctgCCCGTGACACGTTCGGTGTTGCTGTGAAGCGATGTCCTCAATCTGTCCCTCTGTGGAGATTAGCCGCCAGATTGGAGCTCGATCAGAATAACACCACCAAGGCTAGGTCGATCATAGAAAAAGCCAGACTCAGAAATTCAAGGAATCCGGAGTTGTGGTTGGAGGCAGTGCGAATCGAGCGCGAGAAAG GCACCAAAGAGCAGGCATTGGCATTGATGGCCCGAGCACTTCAAGAATGTCCCACGTCCGGTATTTTATGGGCCGAGGCCATTTTCATGGAAAACAAGCCACAACGCAAATCGAAGAGCGTGGAGGCCTTGAAAAAATGTGAGCATGACCCAAATGTCCTTTTGGCCGTGGCACGGCTTTTTTGGAGCGAGAGGAAAGTCGAAAAGTGTCGCGATTGGATGACGAGAACAGTCAAATTGGAACCAGATCTCGGTGACTCGTGGGTCAACtattacaaatttgaactccTCCACGGAACACTGGACCAACAAGAAGATATCAAAAAACGATGTATTGCCTCGGAGCCCAAGCACGGCGAGTTATGGTGTAAATACTCCAAGGACATTCGATATTGGAAGGAGAGTATAGAATTTTTCCTACTCATGGCCGCCAAGGACCTCAAACCACCCCAATGA